In Halomonas alkalicola, the following proteins share a genomic window:
- a CDS encoding NAD-dependent epimerase, with amino-acid sequence MKILVTGNAGFIGFHTAKRLLERGDSVVGFDVVNDYYDPAIKEARLKILEETAARTGSEYVFVREDLADLAAVNAAFEAHKPERVIHLAAQAGVRYSLENPHAYVQSNLVAFTHILEACRHHKVEHLTYASTSSVYGANTKMPFSEHEGVNHPLQFYAATKKANELMAHSYSHLFGLPTTGLRFFTVYGPWGRPDMALFLFTKKTLAGEPIPVFNHGNHTRDFTYVDDIVEGVIRASDDIAVPNLEWNSDAPDPATSNAPYRIFNIGNNDPVKLSAYIEAIEEALGKEAIKELLPLQPGDVPDTYADSTELEKAVGYKPATPVKEGVANFVAWYRDFYRV; translated from the coding sequence ATGAAAATCCTCGTGACCGGCAACGCCGGCTTTATCGGTTTCCACACCGCCAAGCGCCTGCTGGAGCGCGGCGACAGCGTGGTTGGCTTCGACGTGGTCAACGACTACTACGACCCGGCGATCAAGGAGGCGCGCCTCAAGATCCTGGAGGAGACCGCAGCGCGCACCGGCAGCGAGTATGTGTTCGTGCGGGAGGATCTGGCCGATCTGGCGGCGGTGAACGCGGCCTTCGAGGCCCACAAGCCCGAGCGGGTGATCCACCTGGCGGCCCAGGCCGGGGTGCGCTATTCGCTGGAGAACCCCCACGCCTACGTGCAAAGCAACCTGGTGGCCTTCACCCATATCCTGGAGGCGTGCCGCCATCACAAGGTCGAGCACCTGACCTACGCCAGCACCAGCAGCGTCTATGGCGCCAATACCAAGATGCCCTTCTCGGAGCACGAGGGGGTCAACCATCCGCTGCAGTTCTACGCCGCCACCAAGAAGGCCAACGAGCTGATGGCCCACAGCTACAGCCATCTGTTCGGCCTGCCCACCACCGGTCTGCGCTTCTTTACCGTCTACGGCCCCTGGGGCCGCCCGGACATGGCGCTCTTCCTGTTCACCAAGAAGACCCTGGCGGGCGAGCCGATCCCGGTGTTCAATCACGGCAATCACACCCGCGATTTCACCTACGTGGATGACATCGTGGAGGGGGTGATCCGCGCCAGCGACGATATCGCAGTACCCAACCTCGAGTGGAACAGCGATGCCCCGGACCCGGCCACCAGCAACGCCCCCTACCGGATCTTCAATATCGGCAACAACGACCCGGTGAAGCTCTCCGCCTATATCGAGGCGATCGAGGAGGCGCTGGGCAAGGAGGCGATCAAGGAGCTGCTGCCGCTGCAGCCCGGCGACGTGCCGGATACCTACGCCGACTCCACTGAGCTGGAGAAGGCGGTAGGCTACAAGCCCGCCACGCCGGTGAAGGAAGGCGTGGCCAACTTTGTGGCTTGGTACCGGGATTTTTATCGGGTGTAG
- a CDS encoding UDP-glucose dehydrogenase family protein produces MRVTVFGTGYVGLVQGTILADVGHEVVCVDVDAEKIARLEQGIIPIYEPGLEGLVKENHAAGRLRFTTDAAMAVAHGDIQFIAVGTPPDEDGSADLQYVLKVAETIAEHMAAHRIIVDKSTVPVGTADKVRKRVSEVIEARAKAGEVSAELTFDVVSNPEFLKEGSAVADCQKPDRIIIGTEDAHTVEVMRELYAPFSRQHEKIIVMDVKSAELTKYAANCMLATKISFMNEIANLAERLGADIEAVRQGIGSDPRIGYHFIYPGVGYGGSCFPKDVQALIRTADGIDFDAKVLKAVEARNAEQKTTLFAKIRDHFEGELAGKTFAVWGLSFKPNTDDMREAPSRVLMEALWEAGARVQAYDPEAMEETQRLYGHRDELTLCGTKEAALKGADALVIVTEWQSFRAPDFELIKAQLSQPVLFDGRNMFEPARMAKKGFTYYSVGRLPQG; encoded by the coding sequence ATGCGAGTGACAGTGTTTGGCACCGGCTATGTGGGCCTGGTGCAGGGGACGATCCTGGCCGATGTGGGCCATGAGGTGGTCTGCGTGGATGTGGATGCGGAGAAGATCGCCAGGCTGGAGCAGGGCATCATCCCCATCTATGAGCCGGGCCTGGAGGGCCTGGTGAAGGAGAACCACGCCGCCGGGCGGCTGCGCTTTACCACCGATGCGGCCATGGCCGTGGCGCATGGCGATATCCAGTTTATCGCCGTGGGCACGCCGCCGGACGAGGATGGCAGCGCCGATCTGCAGTATGTGCTCAAGGTGGCCGAGACCATCGCCGAGCATATGGCGGCCCACCGCATCATCGTGGATAAATCCACCGTGCCGGTGGGCACCGCCGACAAGGTGCGTAAGCGGGTAAGCGAGGTGATCGAGGCCCGGGCCAAGGCGGGCGAAGTGAGCGCAGAACTCACCTTTGATGTGGTCTCGAACCCGGAGTTTCTCAAGGAAGGCAGCGCCGTGGCCGACTGCCAGAAACCCGACCGCATCATCATCGGCACCGAGGATGCGCATACGGTGGAGGTGATGCGCGAGCTCTACGCTCCCTTCAGCCGCCAGCACGAGAAGATCATCGTGATGGACGTGAAGAGCGCCGAGCTGACCAAGTACGCCGCCAACTGCATGCTGGCCACCAAGATCAGCTTCATGAACGAGATCGCCAACCTGGCCGAGCGGCTGGGGGCGGATATCGAGGCGGTGCGCCAGGGCATCGGCTCCGACCCGCGCATCGGCTACCACTTCATCTACCCCGGCGTGGGCTACGGCGGCTCCTGCTTCCCCAAGGACGTGCAGGCGCTGATCCGCACCGCCGACGGTATCGACTTCGACGCCAAGGTGCTCAAGGCGGTGGAGGCGCGCAACGCCGAGCAGAAGACCACCCTGTTCGCCAAGATCCGCGACCACTTCGAAGGCGAGCTGGCCGGCAAGACCTTCGCCGTGTGGGGGCTTTCCTTCAAGCCCAACACCGACGACATGCGCGAGGCCCCCAGCCGGGTGCTGATGGAGGCGCTGTGGGAGGCCGGCGCTCGGGTGCAGGCCTATGACCCCGAGGCCATGGAGGAGACCCAGCGCCTCTACGGCCACCGCGACGAGCTGACCCTCTGCGGCACCAAGGAGGCGGCCCTGAAGGGCGCCGACGCCCTGGTGATCGTCACCGAGTGGCAGAGCTTCCGCGCCCCGGACTTTGAGCTGATCAAGGCGCAGCTCAGCCAGCCGGTGCTCTTCGACGGCCGCAACATGTTTGAGCCCGCCCGCATGGCGAAGAAGGGCTTTACCTACTACTCGGTGGGGCGGCTGCCGCAGGGGTAG
- the tviB gene encoding Vi polysaccharide biosynthesis UDP-N-acetylglucosamine C-6 dehydrogenase TviB: MVNMDNVRLGVIGLGYVGLPLAVEFGKVLPTVGFDINTKRIAELRDGVDHTLEVEPELLAEASQLSFESEVEALRACNVYIVTVPTPIDSSRRPDLTPLIRASETLGQVVGQGDVVIYESTVYPGATEEACIPVVERVSGLTYNRDFFAGYSPERINPGDKEHRVTTIKKVTSGSTPEVADFVDALYGRVITAGTHKASSIAVAEAAKVIENTQRDINIALINELAVIFNRLGIDTEEVLQAAGTKWNFLPFRPGLVGGHCIGVDPYYLTHRAEQVGYHPEMILAGRRINDGMGAYVASQLIKQMIKRRIHVEGARVLVMGLTFKENCPDLRNTRVVDILSELADYNVAVDVFDPQVNKAEAEAEYGIRPVQAPEAGVYDAVILAVAHREFQALGAEGIRAWGKPEHVLYDLKYVLPKESVDLRL; the protein is encoded by the coding sequence ATGGTGAATATGGACAATGTGCGTCTGGGCGTGATCGGCCTGGGCTATGTGGGCCTGCCGCTGGCGGTGGAGTTTGGCAAGGTGCTGCCCACCGTGGGCTTCGATATCAACACCAAGCGCATCGCGGAGCTTCGCGACGGCGTGGACCATACCCTGGAGGTGGAGCCGGAGCTGCTGGCCGAGGCGAGCCAGCTGAGCTTCGAAAGCGAGGTTGAGGCGCTCAGGGCCTGCAACGTCTATATCGTCACCGTGCCTACGCCGATCGATTCGAGCCGCCGGCCGGACCTGACGCCCTTGATCCGCGCCAGTGAGACCCTGGGCCAGGTGGTGGGGCAGGGTGACGTGGTGATCTATGAGTCCACCGTCTACCCGGGCGCCACCGAAGAGGCGTGCATCCCGGTGGTGGAGCGGGTCTCCGGGCTCACCTACAACCGCGACTTCTTCGCCGGCTATAGCCCCGAGCGGATCAACCCGGGCGACAAGGAGCACCGCGTCACCACCATCAAGAAGGTGACCTCCGGGTCCACCCCCGAGGTGGCCGACTTCGTGGATGCGCTCTACGGCCGGGTGATCACCGCCGGGACCCACAAGGCGAGCTCCATCGCCGTGGCCGAGGCCGCCAAGGTGATCGAGAACACCCAGCGCGATATCAACATCGCCCTGATCAACGAGCTGGCGGTGATCTTCAACCGCCTGGGGATCGACACTGAGGAGGTGCTCCAGGCCGCCGGTACCAAGTGGAACTTCCTGCCGTTCCGCCCGGGGCTGGTGGGCGGCCACTGCATCGGCGTGGACCCCTACTACCTGACCCACCGGGCGGAGCAGGTGGGCTACCACCCGGAGATGATCCTCGCCGGGCGGCGCATCAACGACGGCATGGGCGCCTACGTGGCGAGCCAGCTGATCAAGCAGATGATCAAGCGGCGCATCCACGTGGAGGGCGCCCGGGTGCTGGTGATGGGCCTCACCTTCAAGGAGAACTGCCCGGACCTGCGCAACACCCGGGTGGTGGATATCCTCAGTGAGCTGGCCGACTACAACGTGGCGGTGGATGTCTTTGACCCCCAGGTGAACAAGGCCGAGGCCGAGGCGGAGTACGGCATCCGCCCGGTTCAGGCCCCCGAGGCCGGCGTCTACGACGCGGTGATACTCGCCGTGGCCCACCGCGAGTTCCAGGCGCTTGGCGCTGAGGGCATCCGCGCCTGGGGCAAGCCCGAGCACGTGCTCTATGATCTCAAGTACGTGCTGCCCAAGGAGAGCGTGGACCTGAGGCTGTAA